One Phoenix dactylifera cultivar Barhee BC4 chromosome 8, palm_55x_up_171113_PBpolish2nd_filt_p, whole genome shotgun sequence genomic window carries:
- the LOC103710979 gene encoding uncharacterized protein At5g64816-like, with the protein MVDLLWPLLGFAIPAILTGQAIRVKRRRSEEQRLKGIRGREKNSDEIFVCERVCTSKRMLKKVGAFSKDPIPDTCVTVCGVSELDACADACARTVCVNQHQVPNWNDICLKRCQSECLKLSSSSIR; encoded by the coding sequence ATGGTGGACCTTTTGTGGCCCTTGCTGGGGTTTGCCATTCCAGCAATTCTAACAGGCCAAGCCATTAGAGTGAAAAGGAGGCGTTCTGAGGAGCAGCGTCTTAAGGGTATTCGAGGGCGTGAGAAGAACTCAGATGAAATTTTTGTCTGCGAAAGGGTTTGTACTTCAAAAAGAATGTTGAAGAAGGTTGGTGCATTCTCAAAAGACCCAATTCCTGACACATGTGTTACTGTTTGTGGTGTTTCTGAGCTTGATGCTTGTGCTGATGCTTGTGCACGGACAGTTTGTGTTAACCAACACCAGGTGCCCAATTGGAACGACATCTGCCTAAAACGGTGCCAAAGTGAATGCCTAAAGTTGTCATCATCATCGATTCGCTAG
- the LOC103710978 gene encoding probable inactive heme oxygenase 2, chloroplastic, with product MTSFGVAAPSSLRLLENPRFLSATPPPSPNPHLSFNPNNPSFSFSCYCSSSSSPSFSPPITAAAPPSPSGPPVAKKRVRYRKLHPGESKGIVEEMRFVAMRLRSTPTGGDVRAEGEGELEPGGVRDTWQPSMEGFLKYLVDSKLVFHTVERIVDESTDVAYVYFRRTGLERSASLSKDLEWFRQQDIVIPEPSSPGTTYSTYLKELAERSAPSFLCHLYNIYFAHISGGQVIGKKVCEKLLEGKELEFYKWDGNAQELLKDVRENLNELGQHWTRDEKNRCLREAAKSFRFSGQIVRLIIL from the exons ATGACGTCCTTTGGCGTAGCAGCACCCTCTTCTTTGAGGCTGTTGGAAAACCCCCGCTTTCTCTCCGCCACTCCCCCACCATCCCCAAATCCCCATCTCTCCTTCAACCCAAATAACCCCAGCTTCTCCTTCTCCTGCTATTGCTCGTCGTCCTCCTCTCCCTCATTTTCTCCCCCTATAACCGCTGCTGCTCCTCCCTCTCCATCCGGCCCTCCCGTGGCGAAGAAGAGGGTGAGGTACCGCAAGCTCCACCCGGGGGAGAGCAAGGGCATCGTCGAGGAGATGCGGTTCGTCGCCATGAGGCTCCGGAGCACACCCACCGGCGGCGACGTGAGggcggagggggagggagagctcGAGCCGGGCGGCGTTAGGGACACCTGGCAGCCGAGCATGGAGGGGTTCCTCAAGTACTTGGTCGACAGCAAGCTCGTCTTCCACACCGTTGAGCGCATCGTGGACGAGTCCACCGATGTCGCCT ATGTTTACTTCAGAAGAACTGGTTTGGAGCGATCGGCTAGTCTTTCAAAAGATTTAGAGTGGTTCAGACAACAAGATATTGTGATTCCAGAACCAAGTTCTCCTGGAACTACTTATTCTACTTATCTTAAAGAACTGGCTGAGAGAAGTGCACCATCCTTCTTATGCCATTTGTACAACATATATTTTGCACATATCTCAGGTGGCCAAGTAATAGGTAAAAAG GTTTGTGAGAAGCTTTTGGAAGGAAAGGAACTTGAGTTCTACAAATGGGATGGGAATGCACAAGAGTTGTTGAAAGATGTGAGGGAGAATCTCAACGAGTTGGGACAG CATTGGACCCGAGATGAAAAGAACAGATGCCTAAGAGAAGCAGCAAAGTCATTCCGCTTTTCAGGACAAATTGTCCGCTTGATCATTCTGTAG